One genomic window of bacterium includes the following:
- a CDS encoding aminoglycoside 6-adenylyltransferase: MNPTTLAYEQLIERFVAWAQTRPDIHAAIVLGSRARVDRPADEWSDLDILILTTDPKPYLTSADWLKNIGDSWITFVEPTATGGGMERRVLFEGGLDVDFSIIPCAKVEQMIQHGFPPEVTEVFRRGSRVLLDRDGLAARLNPLSAEPAPSRLPTQSEFLEAINDFWYHAVWTAKKLRRGELWTARARVATAI, from the coding sequence ATGAACCCAACCACATTGGCCTACGAGCAATTGATAGAAAGGTTCGTCGCATGGGCCCAAACCCGCCCTGACATCCATGCTGCGATTGTTCTTGGATCTAGGGCAAGAGTTGATCGCCCCGCAGACGAATGGTCCGATCTGGATATCCTCATCCTCACAACTGATCCCAAACCCTATCTGACAAGTGCTGATTGGCTGAAGAACATTGGCGATTCTTGGATCACGTTTGTCGAACCGACGGCGACCGGGGGTGGAATGGAACGTCGTGTCCTTTTCGAGGGCGGTCTCGACGTAGACTTCTCAATCATCCCCTGTGCGAAAGTTGAGCAAATGATCCAACATGGCTTCCCGCCCGAAGTTACAGAGGTATTCCGCCGCGGGAGCCGCGTGCTTCTTGATAGAGACGGCCTGGCAGCCCGATTGAATCCGCTCTCTGCGGAGCCTGCACCTTCTCGTCTGCCCACGCAATCTGAGTTCCTTGAGGCTATCAACGACTTCTGGTATCACGCTGTCTGGACCGCGAAGAAACTGCGGCGCGGGGAATTATGGACTGCCAGAGCGCGTGTTGCGACGGCTATATGA
- a CDS encoding GNAT family protein, which yields MQEQGADQEHMSIAGCGPAYRIHTRRLVLRCWHPMDAPLLTAAIEANLEHLRPWMLWAQHEPTDLQTKIERLRRWRGEFDLGQDFVYGIFNREDTQVLGSSGLHTRVGPGAREIGYWIHKDYLNQGLATEAVAALTKVAFVIDKVARVEIHCDPNNVRSLAVPRKLGFCHEATLRRRTQTPDGRPRDTMIWTLLADEYPTSPDAAAEIEAFDVMGRTLW from the coding sequence ATGCAAGAGCAGGGGGCAGATCAGGAACACATGTCAATCGCCGGGTGCGGTCCTGCCTACCGCATCCACACCCGCCGGCTGGTGTTGCGGTGTTGGCATCCCATGGATGCGCCGCTGCTGACAGCGGCCATTGAAGCCAACCTGGAACATCTGCGCCCATGGATGCTCTGGGCCCAGCACGAGCCCACAGACCTCCAAACGAAGATCGAGCGCCTCCGCCGATGGCGTGGTGAGTTTGATTTGGGCCAGGACTTCGTCTATGGGATCTTCAATCGGGAGGACACCCAGGTGCTCGGGAGTAGTGGGCTCCATACCCGTGTGGGCCCCGGGGCACGCGAGATTGGGTATTGGATACACAAGGACTACCTCAACCAGGGACTCGCCACGGAGGCTGTCGCTGCGCTCACCAAGGTCGCCTTTGTCATCGACAAGGTAGCTCGGGTTGAAATCCACTGTGACCCCAACAACGTCCGCAGCCTCGCGGTGCCGCGCAAGCTCGGCTTCTGTCATGAGGCGACGCTGCGGCGTCGCACCCAGACGCCCGACGGGAGGCCCCGTGACACCATGATCTGGACGCTGTTGGCCGACGAGTATCCCACCAGTCCGGACGCCGCGGCCGAGATTGAGGCGTTCGACGTGATGGGACGTACGCTCTGGTGA